From one Candidatus Chromulinivorax destructor genomic stretch:
- the rpsL gene encoding 30S ribosomal protein S12, whose translation MPTINQLVRFGRDKVITKSKSSALEACPQLRGVCTRVFTVTPKKPNSALRKVARVKLSNGVEVTAYIPGEGHNLQEHSMVLIRGGRVKDLPGCKYHIVRGALDAAGVVNRKQSRSKYGTKRPKPGQEATKAKKK comes from the coding sequence ATGCCAACAATTAATCAGCTTGTGCGTTTTGGACGCGATAAAGTCATAACAAAATCAAAAAGCTCCGCGTTAGAGGCTTGTCCTCAACTACGCGGTGTTTGTACTAGGGTGTTCACAGTAACCCCTAAAAAACCTAACTCAGCGTTACGTAAAGTAGCTCGTGTCAAACTATCAAATGGTGTTGAAGTAACAGCATACATCCCTGGTGAAGGACATAACTTACAAGAACACTCTATGGTTTTAATCCGTGGTGGAAGAGTAAAAGATTTACCAGGTTGTAAGTATCACATTGTCCGTGGAGCATTGGATGCTGCTGGTGTAGTAAATAGAAAACAGTCTCGTTCTAAATATGGAACAAAGCGTCCTAAACCAGGACAAGAAGCTACTAAAGCTAAAAAGAAATAA
- the rpsG gene encoding 30S ribosomal protein S7: protein MPRRKTVIKKRDIGVDPRYQSELVQRLINVVMERGKKNVARKIVYEALDVMSKRFGEGDKALEAFQKSYDQVVPLVEVRSRRVGGSVYQIPSEVSLVRGRSLALRWLIIGASSRTDKSMGLRLGHELLDAYEGRGGAMKKRLDVHKMAEANRAFSHYSW from the coding sequence ATGCCAAGACGCAAAACGGTTATCAAAAAACGTGATATTGGGGTAGATCCTCGTTATCAATCAGAACTAGTTCAACGTTTAATTAACGTTGTAATGGAACGTGGCAAAAAAAACGTTGCTCGTAAAATTGTTTACGAAGCGTTAGACGTTATGTCTAAACGTTTTGGAGAAGGTGATAAAGCCTTAGAAGCTTTCCAAAAATCATATGATCAAGTAGTACCTTTAGTAGAAGTACGTTCTCGCCGTGTTGGTGGTAGCGTATATCAAATTCCAAGTGAAGTAAGTCTTGTTCGTGGTAGATCATTAGCTTTAAGATGGTTAATCATTGGTGCATCTTCTCGAACAGATAAATCAATGGGGCTACGTCTTGGTCATGAATTGCTTGATGCTTATGAAGGCAGAGGCGGTGCTATGAAAAAAAGATTAGATGTGCATAAAATGGCAGAAGCAAACCGCGCGTTTTCACATTATTCTTGGTAA
- a CDS encoding aminopeptidase P N-terminal domain-containing protein, whose amino-acid sequence MNYKNRRDQLLDLVRTQHASYQGPIVLFSPCDSAYRSFVQESNFYYFSGIIEPASVMVISQDKQVFYKPAYTDTRAQWVDSAADITQNNIQEQGFDDLQVTGKIFPSVHVYPYFDYATYENITALLSDLIRDGKKIFTIYPSNSYQAIEIRAVVDRLAQVIPNLHDHIIDISAQTAQLRRKKEMVELELLYKAAEITANAHQAAMHMLKPGRNEAEVQATLEFVFAEQGACAAYPSIVAGGPRGTILHYSTNNQPLLDGQLVVVDAGARYNYYCADVTRTYPVSGKFTAEQKQLYELVLECQELVAEQAKPGMWLSNKDEQELSLHHIALNFFKKHGYEKYFTHSIGHFLGLDVHDVGDVSRPLQEGDIITIEPGLYIPEKQLGIRIEDNYWIVDQTTPVCLSEAIPKSIQAVEEMVQQSFDVDL is encoded by the coding sequence TTACTTGACCTTGTAAGAACTCAACATGCATCGTATCAAGGTCCTATTGTTTTATTTTCACCATGTGACAGTGCTTACCGATCATTTGTTCAAGAAAGTAACTTTTATTATTTTTCAGGAATAATTGAACCAGCATCAGTCATGGTTATATCTCAAGATAAACAAGTTTTTTATAAGCCAGCATACACTGATACTCGTGCACAGTGGGTCGATAGTGCAGCTGATATAACTCAAAATAATATACAAGAACAAGGATTTGATGATTTGCAGGTAACTGGAAAAATATTTCCTTCAGTTCATGTTTATCCTTATTTTGATTATGCAACGTATGAAAATATTACGGCACTATTATCTGATTTGATTCGTGATGGTAAAAAGATTTTTACCATCTATCCTTCAAATAGTTATCAAGCAATTGAAATTCGTGCAGTTGTTGATAGATTAGCACAAGTAATACCCAACTTGCATGATCATATTATTGATATTTCAGCTCAAACAGCACAGTTGCGGCGTAAAAAAGAGATGGTTGAACTTGAGTTGTTGTATAAAGCAGCTGAAATTACAGCAAATGCTCACCAGGCTGCAATGCATATGTTAAAGCCAGGCCGTAATGAAGCAGAAGTTCAGGCGACGTTAGAATTCGTTTTTGCTGAACAAGGTGCTTGTGCAGCGTATCCATCAATTGTAGCAGGTGGTCCTCGAGGTACAATTTTGCATTATAGTACAAATAATCAACCGTTACTTGATGGACAATTAGTTGTAGTTGATGCGGGTGCTCGATATAATTATTATTGTGCTGATGTTACCAGAACGTATCCTGTATCAGGTAAATTTACAGCAGAGCAAAAACAATTATATGAATTAGTGTTAGAGTGCCAAGAGTTGGTTGCAGAGCAGGCTAAGCCTGGAATGTGGCTTTCTAATAAAGATGAGCAAGAATTATCGCTTCATCATATAGCTCTTAATTTTTTTAAAAAACATGGTTATGAAAAATATTTCACTCATAGCATCGGACATTTCTTAGGATTGGATGTTCATGATGTTGGTGATGTAAGTCGGCCTTTACAAGAAGGTGATATTATAACGATTGAACCGGGTCTTTATATTCCCGAAAAGCAGCTTGGAATCCGCATTGAGGATAACTATTGGATTGTAGATCAAACAACCCCCGTTTGTTTAAGTGAAGCTATTCCAAAGAGTATTCAAGCTGTTGAAGAAATGGTTCAACAATCCTTTGATGTTGACCTGTAA
- the fusA gene encoding elongation factor G, with translation MKYSLDKYRNIGIAAHIDAGKTTVTERILFYTGISHKIGEVHEGAATMDWMEQEQERGITIQSAATTCFWKDCQVNIIDTPGHVDFTIEVGRSLRVLDGVVGVFCGVAGVQPQSETVWRQTERYEVPRVIFINKLDRIGANYFDVVADINEKLGHGNALAMQIPMGQCEDFKGLIDVITGKMVSFEKETDLLSPKVTWLDAPAEYADQIAEMRDAIISKASDFDDALAEKYLNEEAISVEEIKAAIRKGVISRNVYPVFCGTAFKNKGVQLLLDAVVDYLPSPLDVPAVKGVDANTGAEITRESDSKGPFAALAFKIMSDPFVGLLTFVRIYSGTLTSGSYVYNASKGTKERVSRLIKMHANKREEIESARAGDIVAVVGIKDINTGDTLCDQSHPVLLESIDIPAPVISASVEPKEKSEHEKMVLALKKMSQEDPSFHFTYNHETNQTVISGMGELHLEIVVDRLKREHKVEVVQGQLQVAYKETIQTAVDVEGKFIKQSGGRGQYGHVWIKLEPLARGAGYEFENQVVGGTVPREFIPAIEKGALEAVTAGTLLGNPVVDIKVIVYDGSYHDVDSSEIAFKMATKMAFKSGMDKASPVLLEPIMKVEVETPDDHMGDVIGDLSSRRGKILGMTAKGKTQIINAEVPLGEMFGYATDLRSMTKGRAGYAMEFKLYQEVPRHVQESLVEKKNK, from the coding sequence ATGAAATATTCTCTAGATAAATATCGAAATATAGGTATTGCCGCTCATATTGATGCTGGTAAAACAACTGTAACCGAGCGTATTTTGTTCTACACCGGCATTTCCCATAAGATTGGTGAAGTGCACGAAGGTGCAGCAACTATGGACTGGATGGAACAAGAGCAAGAACGTGGTATTACTATTCAATCTGCGGCGACTACATGTTTCTGGAAAGATTGTCAGGTGAATATTATCGATACTCCTGGGCACGTTGATTTCACGATCGAAGTAGGTCGTTCATTACGCGTTTTAGATGGAGTTGTTGGTGTTTTCTGTGGCGTTGCTGGTGTACAACCTCAATCAGAGACTGTATGGCGACAAACAGAACGTTACGAAGTGCCTCGTGTTATCTTTATTAATAAGTTAGATCGCATTGGAGCTAACTACTTTGATGTTGTAGCTGATATTAATGAGAAATTAGGTCATGGCAATGCTCTTGCGATGCAAATTCCTATGGGGCAATGCGAAGACTTTAAAGGTCTGATTGATGTTATTACAGGTAAAATGGTTTCTTTTGAAAAAGAAACAGATTTGTTAAGTCCAAAAGTTACTTGGCTTGATGCTCCTGCAGAGTATGCTGATCAAATAGCAGAAATGCGTGATGCTATCATTTCAAAAGCTTCAGACTTTGATGATGCATTAGCTGAAAAATATTTAAACGAAGAAGCTATTTCAGTTGAAGAAATTAAAGCAGCTATTCGTAAAGGTGTTATCAGCAGAAATGTATATCCTGTTTTCTGTGGAACTGCTTTCAAAAATAAAGGTGTTCAGCTTTTATTAGATGCTGTTGTTGATTATTTACCTTCACCTTTAGATGTACCAGCTGTAAAAGGCGTTGATGCAAATACAGGTGCAGAAATTACTCGAGAATCAGACAGTAAAGGTCCTTTCGCTGCTTTAGCTTTTAAAATCATGTCAGATCCTTTCGTAGGGTTATTGACTTTCGTTCGTATCTATTCAGGAACATTAACATCTGGTTCATATGTTTATAACGCTTCTAAAGGCACTAAAGAACGCGTAAGTCGTTTGATTAAGATGCATGCTAATAAACGTGAAGAAATTGAATCTGCTCGCGCAGGTGACATTGTGGCTGTTGTTGGGATTAAAGATATTAATACAGGTGATACATTGTGTGATCAAAGTCATCCAGTATTACTTGAGTCGATTGATATTCCTGCTCCAGTTATTTCAGCTTCAGTTGAACCAAAAGAGAAGAGCGAACACGAAAAAATGGTTTTAGCTCTGAAAAAAATGAGTCAAGAAGATCCATCTTTCCATTTTACGTATAACCATGAAACAAACCAAACAGTTATTTCTGGTATGGGTGAATTGCATTTAGAGATCGTTGTTGATCGTTTAAAACGTGAGCATAAAGTTGAAGTTGTTCAAGGTCAGTTACAAGTAGCTTACAAAGAAACAATTCAAACAGCTGTAGACGTTGAAGGTAAATTCATTAAGCAATCTGGTGGACGTGGTCAATATGGACACGTTTGGATTAAGCTAGAGCCATTAGCACGTGGCGCTGGTTATGAATTTGAAAACCAAGTTGTAGGTGGAACAGTTCCAAGAGAATTTATTCCAGCTATTGAAAAAGGTGCCTTAGAAGCTGTTACAGCGGGAACTTTATTAGGTAACCCAGTTGTTGATATTAAAGTAATAGTGTATGATGGTTCATATCATGATGTTGATTCATCTGAGATAGCATTTAAAATGGCAACAAAAATGGCTTTCAAATCTGGTATGGATAAAGCGTCTCCAGTATTACTTGAACCAATTATGAAAGTTGAAGTGGAAACACCAGATGATCATATGGGTGATGTTATAGGTGACCTTAGCTCACGACGTGGAAAAATATTAGGCATGACAGCAAAAGGTAAAACTCAAATTATTAATGCTGAAGTTCCACTAGGTGAAATGTTTGGATATGCAACAGATTTGCGTTCTATGACTAAAGGAAGAGCTGGTTATGCAATGGAATTTAAATTGTATCAAGAAGTTCCTCGTCATGTTCAAGAATCGCTTGTAGAAAAAAAGAATAAATAA
- a CDS encoding M50 family metallopeptidase, translated as MISNILSLQSLTHIFSIISSIILSLLGITGIIVFHEFGHFIFCKFFGVYTPTFSVGMGKKLYRKMIGQTEFCISAAPLGGYVEIANETSNGQKGFNSINYLQKFLIILGGIGFNMLFAYIVFSALFYVGMPDSAFMPYENTYPIVQTISPASINHGILESDDIIIAINNQAVQNQSEVIKHEINSCIADDKTDVNVVIERDNQQHSITLQLNPDKKPLLLEDRLELCFTRKAPLNLMQSISNGITLTNFYIITIFSSLKNLVNTKNTQGLAGPIMTLTSSTKIAQKGIKSLLIFLAIISINLGIMNLLPLPIFDGGQFVLFTIETLMKREMSDSIKEMIGMFSWVLILGLMIVFSIKDVYTLIYQYLL; from the coding sequence ATGATTTCAAACATTCTCTCTCTACAAAGTCTCACTCATATATTTTCAATTATATCATCAATAATCTTAAGCTTATTAGGAATCACAGGAATTATCGTATTTCACGAATTCGGGCACTTTATTTTTTGTAAATTTTTCGGTGTATATACACCAACATTCTCTGTGGGTATGGGTAAGAAATTATATAGAAAAATGATTGGTCAAACTGAATTTTGTATTTCAGCTGCTCCTCTTGGTGGTTATGTTGAAATAGCAAATGAAACAAGCAATGGGCAAAAAGGTTTTAATTCAATCAATTATTTACAAAAATTTCTTATTATACTTGGTGGAATTGGCTTTAATATGCTTTTTGCATATATAGTTTTTAGTGCATTATTTTATGTAGGAATGCCAGATTCAGCATTTATGCCTTATGAAAATACTTACCCAATAGTACAAACCATATCACCCGCTTCAATTAATCATGGAATATTAGAATCAGACGATATTATTATAGCTATTAATAATCAAGCTGTTCAAAATCAGTCTGAAGTCATTAAACATGAAATCAACAGTTGCATAGCTGATGATAAAACTGACGTTAATGTTGTTATTGAAAGAGACAATCAGCAACACTCAATAACATTACAATTAAATCCTGATAAAAAACCTCTTCTTCTTGAAGATAGACTTGAGCTATGTTTTACACGCAAAGCTCCTTTGAATCTCATGCAAAGCATTTCAAATGGCATAACACTTACAAATTTCTACATTATAACAATCTTTAGCAGCCTTAAGAACTTAGTAAATACAAAAAACACTCAAGGGCTTGCAGGGCCAATTATGACGCTTACATCAAGTACTAAAATTGCTCAAAAAGGAATAAAATCACTTCTTATCTTCTTAGCAATTATTAGTATTAATCTTGGCATCATGAATTTACTACCATTACCAATATTTGATGGCGGGCAATTTGTTCTATTTACCATAGAAACACTTATGAAGCGAGAAATGTCAGATTCCATAAAAGAAATGATAGGCATGTTCTCTTGGGTTTTAATTCTAGGTCTTATGATTGTATTTAGTATTAAAGATGTCTATACACTTATCTATCAATATTTATTGTAA
- the rplM gene encoding 50S ribosomal protein L13, which yields MNKAFYLRKEDRNPQWRVMDAQGQSLGRLAVQVANALRGKDQAMYTPHTDSGDYVVVINASAIVLTGNKWDQKEYISHSGYLGNRKVLTAKQVFEKDPTAIIIKAVKLMLPKNTLNKQILKKLKVYAGAEHKHLAQVGSSTGLVA from the coding sequence ATGAATAAGGCTTTTTATCTTCGCAAAGAAGACAGAAATCCACAATGGCGCGTTATGGATGCTCAAGGACAATCACTTGGACGTCTAGCTGTACAAGTAGCAAATGCATTACGTGGTAAAGATCAAGCAATGTATACTCCTCATACAGATAGCGGCGACTATGTTGTTGTTATTAATGCTTCAGCAATCGTTTTGACTGGTAATAAATGGGATCAAAAAGAATATATATCACACAGTGGTTATCTTGGAAATCGTAAAGTATTAACAGCTAAGCAAGTGTTTGAAAAAGATCCAACAGCGATCATCATCAAAGCAGTAAAATTAATGCTTCCAAAAAATACGCTTAACAAGCAAATTTTGAAAAAGCTTAAAGTATACGCTGGTGCTGAACACAAACATCTAGCACAAGTTGGTTCATCAACTGGTCTAGTTGCGTAA